A window of Reinekea marina contains these coding sequences:
- a CDS encoding IS3 family transposase (programmed frameshift) has translation MPKYNNPRKTWQYSTEFKVRAVKMSYQPDIKSSQVAEGLGIHPFMLSRWRKEYREGHLQGDGKRRVGLSKKRKVKSAKQITENAQLKKEIDRLKRENDLPKKVATVSGGSTSERFGFIHRYGKEIGVRNLCRWMQVSPSGYYAWRQRGTTDRALSDQQLLKQITKIFDDSHGRYGSPRVYESLRQSGYRIAKKRVERLMREAGLKARVTKVTRRMPGLKRFIAKGENRLLARDAATAPDQVWVADVTYIKLQRKWTYLATIMDQYSRRILGWSLSYSRTTELTTTALRYVIKKGRNPKNVIFHTDRGVEFTGSVFQSELVKYGMHHSVNRPGHCTDNAFMESFYHSLKGELIRQTYFKGIEELRSELSRYINKFYNTVRLHSGIGYMSPINYEQMAA, from the exons TTGCCAAAGTATAATAATCCACGTAAAACGTGGCAGTATTCAACAGAGTTTAAAGTTCGAGCTGTTAAAATGAGCTATCAACCTGATATTAAAAGTTCTCAGGTTGCGGAAGGCTTGGGTATTCATCCATTTATGTTGTCCCGTTGGCGCAAAGAGTATCGAGAAGGCCATCTTCAAGGTGATGGAAAAAGGCGAGTAGGTTTGTCAAAGAAACGCAAAGTGAAATCGGCGAAGCAAATAACTGAGAACGCTCAGTTAAAAAAAGAAATCGATAGATTAAAGAGGGAAAATGACCTTC CTAAAAAAGTGGCAACAGTATCTGGCGGATCAACATCAGAACGATTTGGGTTCATCCACAGATACGGAAAAGAAATAGGGGTACGTAACCTTTGTCGTTGGATGCAGGTATCGCCCAGCGGCTACTATGCATGGCGTCAGCGAGGGACAACAGATCGGGCATTGTCCGATCAGCAATTGTTAAAACAGATCACGAAGATATTTGACGACAGTCACGGACGATATGGCAGTCCTAGAGTCTATGAATCCCTGCGTCAGAGCGGTTACCGCATCGCTAAGAAGCGTGTCGAGCGGCTAATGCGTGAAGCAGGGCTCAAAGCCAGGGTCACCAAAGTAACGCGGCGAATGCCCGGACTTAAACGCTTCATAGCGAAAGGTGAAAATCGATTATTAGCGCGCGACGCTGCAACGGCACCGGATCAAGTTTGGGTCGCCGATGTAACCTATATTAAATTACAAAGAAAGTGGACGTATTTAGCAACGATCATGGATCAATACTCGCGCCGGATATTGGGTTGGTCATTATCCTATTCTAGAACAACGGAGTTAACGACAACCGCTTTAAGGTATGTCATTAAAAAAGGGCGAAACCCAAAAAATGTTATTTTTCACACCGATAGAGGTGTTGAATTTACGGGCTCGGTCTTTCAATCTGAATTGGTAAAATATGGTATGCATCACAGTGTCAATCGACCAGGACATTGTACAGACAATGCGTTCATGGAATCGTTTTACCATTCCTTAAAAGGTGAGTTAATCCGGCAAACCTATTTTAAAGGAATAGAAGAGTTGCGATCTGAGCTTAGCAGGTATATAAATAAATTTTACAATACGGTGAGGTTACACTCAGGTATTGGGTATATGTCACCAATTAATTATGAACAAATGGCAGCGTGA
- a CDS encoding GNAT family N-acetyltransferase gives MFRIREAVEKDANEACAVLIRSIKEVCAKDYPNEEFVAEWLENKTPENIKLWINNPETYEVVCVDEDDKVVGFSAVTLSGEILLNYLLPEALYKNSGKAMLAALEKRVIQNGVENIRVASSITAKMFYERNGFIKNGEPLVIHGITTDFPLIKRVNT, from the coding sequence TTGTTTAGAATTAGAGAAGCCGTTGAGAAAGATGCGAATGAAGCTTGTGCTGTATTGATTCGATCGATTAAGGAAGTCTGCGCAAAAGACTATCCGAATGAGGAATTCGTGGCAGAATGGCTAGAGAACAAAACACCTGAAAATATAAAGTTGTGGATAAATAATCCAGAAACTTATGAAGTCGTTTGTGTGGATGAAGATGATAAGGTGGTTGGTTTTTCAGCAGTAACTTTGTCAGGTGAAATACTATTAAACTATCTTTTGCCTGAGGCTCTTTACAAAAATAGTGGCAAGGCAATGTTAGCCGCTTTGGAAAAACGAGTTATACAAAACGGCGTAGAGAATATACGTGTCGCTAGTTCAATAACCGCTAAAATGTTTTATGAGCGAAATGGCTTTATAAAAAATGGCGAGCCTTTGGTAATACATGGTATTACAACTGATTTTCCACTAATAAAGCGAGTAAACACATAA
- a CDS encoding GNAT family N-acetyltransferase, protein MIEPYKVDYKARCYEIFNELDGWFGSEEINSDYANQLSEDSALVAIVDGRVEGVISIDWHFETTAEIYSMAISQKNHRKGIGKKLMVAAEKLAKKKEYKFLHVKTLGDEVPHPGYKKTRAFYEAFGFKRLFQTKDLWDGLPTMLYVKAI, encoded by the coding sequence ATGATCGAACCTTATAAAGTCGACTATAAAGCACGTTGTTATGAAATTTTTAATGAACTTGATGGTTGGTTTGGGAGTGAAGAAATAAATTCTGACTATGCGAACCAGCTAAGCGAAGATAGTGCATTAGTGGCAATAGTTGACGGTAGAGTGGAGGGTGTAATATCAATTGATTGGCACTTCGAAACTACTGCTGAAATTTATTCAATGGCAATTAGTCAAAAGAATCATCGCAAAGGTATAGGCAAGAAACTCATGGTTGCAGCTGAAAAGCTAGCTAAAAAGAAAGAGTATAAATTTCTTCATGTAAAAACTTTAGGAGACGAAGTACCACACCCTGGTTATAAGAAAACAAGGGCTTTTTACGAAGCTTTTGGCTTCAAGAGATTGTTTCAGACAAAAGACCTTTGGGACGGCCTGCCAACTATGCTATATGTTAAAGCAATCTAA
- a CDS encoding HIT family protein — MGTLIHDRVEAARNGKNETVVCKTKSGWVVIGDVQFLKGYCLLLADPVVESLNSLTEEERKQYLYETTVIGDALLELTGCYRVNYETLGNSEPALHTHIFPRYLSEEPEIRRYPAWFYDWENAPKFNKDEMAEFANKLKQYLIKAGIAIS, encoded by the coding sequence TTGGGAACACTCATACATGACCGTGTAGAAGCAGCACGAAATGGTAAAAATGAAACAGTAGTCTGCAAAACTAAAAGTGGCTGGGTAGTAATCGGAGACGTTCAGTTTTTAAAAGGTTATTGCCTTTTGTTAGCAGATCCAGTCGTTGAGTCTTTGAATAGCTTGACTGAAGAAGAGCGTAAGCAATATCTCTATGAGACAACAGTGATTGGAGATGCACTGTTAGAACTAACCGGTTGTTATCGTGTCAACTACGAAACATTGGGTAATAGCGAACCAGCTTTACATACACATATTTTCCCTCGCTACTTGTCTGAAGAGCCTGAAATACGAAGATATCCGGCTTGGTTTTATGATTGGGAAAATGCTCCAAAATTTAATAAAGATGAAATGGCAGAATTTGCTAATAAGCTAAAGCAATACCTTATTAAAGCTGGGATAGCCATAAGTTAA
- a CDS encoding DUF3644 domain-containing protein, translated as MKSRTRAMLDKSIAAMISAIEIYNKPDFNYREETFSVLCINAWELLLKAKVLQLSGNQVNSLYVWEHRQLKNGGKSKKRFIKSNRAGNPMSVSLYEAHRIVTEDYGVRISAAVKDNIVTLAEVRDNSIHFINDDLSLAVKVQEIGTASLQNYLRLIQEWFGPVLDKYNFYLMPMAFFRGFDSVNGETLNASEKKLLKYIKSVEKNYDGENLTDYNLSLRIDVNFKKVKSGSGIPIQISNDAKAPIVRLAEEEIMDKYPWDYDVLTTRLKVRYENFKVNNQYHRIRKPLETDEKYCRKRLYNPSNAKSGSKSFFNPNVFKEFDKHYTKKN; from the coding sequence ATGAAGTCTAGAACCAGAGCCATGCTAGACAAATCTATTGCAGCAATGATATCTGCAATAGAAATTTATAATAAACCAGACTTCAACTACCGGGAGGAAACTTTCTCTGTACTATGTATTAATGCTTGGGAGCTTTTATTGAAAGCCAAAGTTTTACAACTCTCAGGCAATCAAGTGAACAGCTTGTACGTTTGGGAGCATAGACAGTTAAAAAACGGCGGAAAATCCAAAAAGAGATTTATTAAATCTAATCGAGCTGGGAATCCAATGTCCGTTAGCCTGTATGAAGCTCATAGGATTGTTACCGAAGACTATGGCGTCAGGATAAGCGCAGCCGTAAAGGATAATATAGTTACTCTTGCTGAGGTGCGAGATAACTCAATTCACTTTATTAACGATGATCTGTCTTTAGCGGTTAAGGTGCAGGAGATTGGGACTGCCTCTCTACAGAATTACTTGCGTTTGATACAAGAATGGTTCGGGCCAGTACTAGATAAATATAATTTCTATCTAATGCCAATGGCATTCTTTAGGGGGTTCGATTCAGTAAATGGTGAAACTCTTAATGCTTCAGAGAAGAAGCTTCTGAAATATATTAAATCTGTTGAAAAAAACTACGACGGCGAAAACCTAACCGACTATAACCTGTCATTAAGAATTGATGTTAATTTCAAGAAAGTTAAGAGCGGGTCAGGTATACCGATCCAAATATCAAATGATGCGAAAGCACCGATTGTGAGGCTCGCAGAAGAAGAAATCATGGATAAATATCCATGGGATTACGATGTATTGACTACTAGATTAAAAGTTCGGTACGAAAACTTTAAGGTAAATAACCAATATCACAGAATTCGGAAACCTTTAGAAACTGATGAAAAATATTGCCGTAAACGACTTTATAACCCATCAAATGCAAAGAGTGGAAGTAAGTCATTCTTTAATCCTAATGTGTTTAAAGAATTTGATAAGCACTACACGAAGAAAAACTAA
- a CDS encoding cytidine deaminase: MNIEQKLYDSALNLLKHRYPKGDGYAAAVRTESGKILTSVPPDTKNDSLNVCIELGAYLEAFKLDEAITHSLCICRKDEDSEVIILSPCGICQERLVFWGGDVKAAISTKDNKLIFKTIRELMPHHWSVANGEAL; this comes from the coding sequence ATGAACATCGAACAAAAATTATATGACTCAGCCTTAAATCTATTAAAGCATAGATACCCTAAGGGTGATGGTTATGCTGCCGCAGTTCGAACTGAGTCAGGAAAAATACTTACTAGTGTTCCGCCAGATACGAAGAACGATAGTTTAAATGTTTGTATTGAGCTGGGAGCTTATCTTGAAGCTTTTAAGTTAGACGAGGCGATTACCCATTCACTATGTATTTGCAGAAAAGATGAAGATAGTGAAGTTATAATCTTATCCCCATGTGGTATTTGCCAAGAGCGTCTTGTTTTTTGGGGTGGTGATGTAAAGGCTGCTATCAGTACAAAAGATAATAAATTGATATTCAAAACAATTCGTGAGCTAATGCCCCATCATTGGTCTGTGGCAAACGGTGAAGCCCTATAA